The genomic stretch CTGTTGCTGCTGAATAATTGTGTTGATTCTGACCACAAAATGCTAAACGGTTTTTGTTTTGACTGTGTGTTGATAGGATATGTATGAAAATCTTAGCCGCGATATAGATGTGGACCCAAAATCGATTCCAAACTTACATGAAAGTGACTTTGCAATTTTCTCAAATACAACTCGGACAGATCATCCCGCTATTATCAAGGTATTATTTGTTCTTTTTCAAAGATCGAAGTATGACATGACAAAacattatttatatatatatatatatatatatatatatatatatatatatatatatatatatatatatatatatatatatatatatatatatatatatatatatatatatatatatatattatagtAGTTTATATATCAGACAAAACATTAATTTTTAATGCTGACATGCATTATTAATTTATAAGGCTATATGGGAGAACAAGGAAATGGTTGAAAATGGAGTGCCACATTTAATCTACATATCTAGAGAGAAGAGGCCAAAGCAACCGCATCATTACAAAGCCGGTGCAATGAATGTCTTGGTAAATTTTTTAAATCCTTATTGGGTATATTAGATAATGTCGTTTGTTTAATGAGTAATTACATCATTAACTTATTTTTATTCAGACAAGAGTCTCAGGCTTGATTACCAATGCACCCTTCATGTTAAACCTTGATTGTGACATGATTGTAAACAATCCAAAGATTGTTCAACATGCAATGTGCATTTTTCTTGGCTCAAGAGGAGAAAAAGAGGTTGCTTTTGTTCAATGTCCTCAACGATTCTACACTTCACTCAAAGATGATCCTTTTGGGAATCAGATGACCATGACATATACGGTAATATACGAAAtcataaaatataaattaaattttGTTACTACATTAATCTGATCAATTTTTTAAAAAACGCATGCAGTTTATTCTTGGAGCTGGATTAGCAGGACTCCAAGGACCTTTATACTGTGGAACAAACTGTTTTCATAGAAGAAAAGTTATATACGGTCTTTCTCCCGATGATGTGGAAAATGGTACTCATATATTTATTTAAACCTCTTTTTAAAATTTGTATTTGGTTTAGTTACATTTTTTATCTCTTATTTATTATACTCACAAAAATCATTCTCCTTTTTCACATTAAAGTTAATCAAATATCACTCTATAGTTGAACTTGCGGATATGTGCCACTTCTAGTTATAGATAAAGTTGTTAAAATCATAAGTATGTTAAGTTTTATCCATAGGGTCAAACAAATTATCAGAGGAGGAATTAAAACAAACATTCGGGGCTTCCAATGATCTTATGAAATCAATTATTCATGCTTTGGAAGAGAGGACTTATTCAACTAATGACATTAATGTTAAGAAAACAATTGAAAAAGCTACTCAAGTTGCTTGTCATGGATATGAATATGGAACTTTCTGGGGTAAACAGGTTTGTCACAATAACTTATACTTTAACGTATATTCTTTCTATAGCACCAACACCTCTAAAAAAGGTGTCTCAGTGTCAGTGACCGAAATCAACATCAATACATGTGAAATTAATGGTCACTATGAATTTATGGAATTTTAGGTTGGTTGGATATATGAATCAATAGTAGAAGATATCGTAACTGGATTGCTAATGCACGCAAGAGGTTGGAGATCAGAATTATGTACACCAAATCCAATTGCTTTCGTAGGTTGTGCTCCAGGTGATAACCTAGCAACTATGTCACAATTTAAAAGATGGGCCACAGGAATGCTTGAAATCTTCTTTTGCAAGCATTGTCCTATTTTTGCAACCATTTTTGCTAAACTTTCTTTTAGAGAATTCTTGGGTTATATGTGGATCATTAATTGGGGCTTCAACCCATTTGCTCAAGTATGCTACTCTTGTGTCATTGCTTATTGCATCATTACTAACTCCTATTTCTTGCCAAAGGTGAGTAGTGAAAAATACTTATATACCTATCATTATTAGTGCTACACATAACCGTCTTAAGTTTATTGAGGTCCTGTATAGATACATATTAGTTAAACCATGACAAAATAATTAGAGACCTTATTTAATCATGGTTTAATAGTGACAAATATTTTATGAAGCTTTATTTAAATATGATTTGACCTTGACAAATTTTGATCTATGTGCGGTAGTCCTCCTTACACGCCCAGAGACGACCTAGGTACTACACAAGGTTGTCTTTAAGAATGTGCAAGAAGGATTACTTTAAAGGGTCTAAAATTAATCACGATTAAACAGTGGCTAAATAGATCTGATAAAATATTGTCATTATTAAATTGTGGCTAAATAAAATCCCTGATTATTTTGTTACGATTAAAGTGTGGCTAAATTATGCAGAGCCTCCAAAAACTTAAGACGTCTCTAGTGCTACTAGTACTACTTATAGACAAACTCGTGACGACATAATTAATAACACACTCTTACGTTTTGTTTGATTTCAGGATTGGGGCATATATATTCCTATACTATTGGTTATTTTTTACAATGTATATACTTTATATGAGTATTTGGCTTTAGGTTTGTCAACTAAAGCATGGTGGAACAATGAAAGAATGTCAAAAATAACACCCATGAATGCTGGATTTTGTGGTTTTATTACTATGTTACTAAAATTATTGGGAGTATCCAGCACTGTTTTTGAAATAACAAAGAAAGATATTGCCCCGTTTAGCGAAGACGATAAGAATGCCACTAGATACACCTTCGACAAGTCGTTAGTTTTTTTGCCGGGAACTACTGTCTTGTTGTTGCAATTGACAGCAATATTGATCAAGATGTCGGGGTTTCAAAAACAAGGATTAAGCGGGAATTATGAGTGTGGAATGGTTGAAATGTTATGTAGTGTGTATTTGATCATATGTTACTGGCCATTTCTTAAAGGATTGTTTGAGACAGGAAAATATGGGATTCCTTTGTCTACAATATCCAAAGGAGGAATTTTGACATGTTTGTTTGTCATTCTATGTCGAAGGACAGTTTCTGGTTGATATGTGCTATTTAGGATATAAATGTCTTCATCATGTGTCACAATATTTGTTTAGAGATTTCTTTACGTATAATAAATTATTGAATGCTAGTAATAATCTACAACTTTTTTTACCAGAATGTAACACTTGTCCAAGGGTGAAAACCATGCACTTGTGAGTTATAGTTTGGGTAGAGTTTCATTAATAAAATGCAACTTATTCTTGCAAGAAAGTGTCTCCAAGGATTGGAATGACTTTGAACTTTTTTAAGCTGAAATTGTTCACTCTTCTTAAAACGATAATCAATTAATTTAAAGACTTAACCGATTAGATTATTGTTTAATCAATTAGATTATTGTTTAATCAATTAGATTAAACAAAATATGAGTTGTTCGACTTTGACATTTGTTTCATACCAACATGTTACACACCAGAAACACCTAGTAGGTGCAGCAAAATCAGTTGGTACAATGTCTTAGGTGGAAAATGTTCCTGACCAAATTTACCACATGATATGTAATGGCTTTCTCTATGATTTTCTCTGTTATATTTGTCCAACCACTAATCAAACTACAAATCTACTTTTTTTCTTTTATCTTTTTAGGAAATGCCAACCCCATTAGTATATCATATTAGTATTTCTCTAACATTGTATTTATAACTGAATCCATAAGTCACGGAAGAAAAAAACCATAAAAAGAAGAATTtgtaaataaaataaataaataagattACAACAAGATTACAATATGTTTGATGTAGTTTTGATTTTTCAGTTTTAAAAACATAAATACTAAACAA from Lathyrus oleraceus cultivar Zhongwan6 chromosome 7, CAAS_Psat_ZW6_1.0, whole genome shotgun sequence encodes the following:
- the LOC127108039 gene encoding cellulose synthase-like protein H1 isoform X2, producing MANPKSVLPLYEKNWYKYNYKRVFDSIILILLLLLLGYRLISVNDYSLPWFVAFLCECWFTLGWIFTMSTQWSPALVKTYPERLLQSVEELPAVDIFVTTADDKLEPPIITVNTVLSVLSLDYPSHKLSCYVSDDACSPLIFYALQQASSFAKHWVPFCKKYNVQTRAPFRYFSDDNDECTTNNEEFRQEWLQMKDMYENLSRDIDVDPKSIPNLHESDFAIFSNTTRTDHPAIIKAIWENKEMVENGVPHLIYISREKRPKQPHHYKAGAMNVLTRVSGLITNAPFMLNLDCDMIVNNPKIVQHAMCIFLGSRGEKEVAFVQCPQRFYTSLKDDPFGNQMTMTYTFILGAGLAGLQGPLYCGTNCFHRRKVIYGLSPDDVENGSNKLSEEELKQTFGASNDLMKSIIHALEERTYSTNDINVKKTIEKATQVACHGYEYGTFWGKQVGWIYESIVEDIVTGLLMHARGWRSELCTPNPIAFVGCAPGDNLATMSQFKRWATGMLEIFFCKHCPIFATIFAKLSFREFLGYMWIINWGFNPFAQVCYSCVIAYCIITNSYFLPKDWGIYIPILLVIFYNVYTLYEYLALGLSTKAWWNNERMSKITPMNAGFCGFITMLLKLLGVSSTVFEITKKDIAPFSEDDKNATRYTFDKSLVFLPGTTVLLLQLTAILIKMSGFQKQGLSGNYECGMVEMLCSVYLIICYWPFLKGLFETGKYGIPLSTISKGGILTCLFVILCRRTVSG
- the LOC127108039 gene encoding cellulose synthase-like protein H1 isoform X1; this translates as MANPKSVLPLYEKNWYKYNYKRVFDSIILILLLLLLGYRLISVNDYSLPWFVAFLCECWFTLGWIFTMSTQWSPALVKTYPERLLQSVEELPAVDIFVTTADDKLEPPIITVNTVLSVLSLDYPSHKLSCYVSDDACSPLIFYALQQASSFAKHWVPFCKKYNVQTRAPFRYFSDDNDECTTNNEEFRQEWLQMKDMYENLSRDIDVDPKSIPNLHESDFAIFSNTTRTDHPAIIKAIWENKEMVENGVPHLIYISREKRPKQPHHYKAGAMNVLTRVSGLITNAPFMLNLDCDMIVNNPKIVQHAMCIFLGSRGEKEVAFVQCPQRFYTSLKDDPFGNQMTMTYTFILGAGLAGLQGPLYCGTNCFHRRKVIYGLSPDDVENVLSIGSNKLSEEELKQTFGASNDLMKSIIHALEERTYSTNDINVKKTIEKATQVACHGYEYGTFWGKQVGWIYESIVEDIVTGLLMHARGWRSELCTPNPIAFVGCAPGDNLATMSQFKRWATGMLEIFFCKHCPIFATIFAKLSFREFLGYMWIINWGFNPFAQVCYSCVIAYCIITNSYFLPKDWGIYIPILLVIFYNVYTLYEYLALGLSTKAWWNNERMSKITPMNAGFCGFITMLLKLLGVSSTVFEITKKDIAPFSEDDKNATRYTFDKSLVFLPGTTVLLLQLTAILIKMSGFQKQGLSGNYECGMVEMLCSVYLIICYWPFLKGLFETGKYGIPLSTISKGGILTCLFVILCRRTVSG